A region from the Serinus canaria isolate serCan28SL12 chromosome 10, serCan2020, whole genome shotgun sequence genome encodes:
- the LOC103815957 gene encoding C2 calcium-dependent domain-containing protein 4C-like, producing MWLLEKIRASHENGNLPSSSFLGLPQGQNLPEKAQLRAAAFRNVITPDRIPEFCIPPRLTSSGPIKGSGFHQDHSSVDAAALPSDYSPSSCPHLIQVESVEEEISALEEESTNADPQSQAALSLPHFPRASTSYGFCTLLESPHTRRKESIFHGDPRGALPSLKLSRSRANTFSGKGSMSNPIAISFASVRLPPKHLSLHRQGACDSDTASSSDSSPFSSPLLTRSPPRPCSLIKAQSQEGLLCRALKDKSKYSMPRNNSLSTEESSSTDNSPSAIRRASEGLLGIRSFSTSCSPMFPVDLSCSRERLLGESAVVMDKGGVLRLSAEYCSENERLRIRLISAEGLYDDSVEPKTINCCISFSLVPGKTQKQRSTVIKRSRNPIFNEDFFFDGIAEEELYSLSVRMKATNKGCSMKRDYTLGERELSLMSMLAV from the coding sequence ATGTGGTTGTTGGAAAAGATCAGAGCATCACATGAAAATGGGAATCtccccagctcttccttcctGGGACTGCCACAAGGCCAAAATCTGCCAGAAAAAGCCCAACTGAGGGCTGCTGCTTTTCGAAATGTGATCACTCCTGACAGAATCCCTGAATTCTGCATTCCCCCCAGGCTGACCAGCTCTGGCCCCATTAAGGGCAGTGGCTTCCACCAGGACCACAGTTCAGTGgatgcagcagctcttccttctgATTATAGCCCCAGCTCTTGCCCACATCTCATTCAGGTGGAAAGTGTTGAAGAGGAGATCTCTGCCCTGGAGGAAGAAAGCACTAATGCAGACCCACAGTCTCAAGCAGCgctctccctgccccacttTCCCAGAGCCTCCACTTCCTATGGCTTCTGCACTTTGCTGGAGAGTCCCCACACCAGGAGAAAGGAGTCCATCTTCCACGGTGATCCACGcggggctctgcccagcctgaaGCTGTCTAGATCCAGAGCTAACACCTTCAGTGGCAAAGGGAGCATGTCTAACCCCATTGCTATCAGCTTTGCTTCTGTGAGACTGCCACCTAAGCATCTCTCTCTGCACAGGCAAGGTGCCTGTGACAGCGACACTGCCTCTTCCAGTGATTCCTCTCCTTTCAGTTCTCCACTTCTCACCAGGTCACCTCCCAGACCCTGCTCCCTGATCAAAGCACAAAGTCAGGAGGGattgctctgcagagcactgaagGACAAGAGCAAATACAGTATGCCCAGGAACAATTCTCTCTCTacagaggagagcagctccaCTGATAACAGCCCCAGTGCCATCAGGAGGGCCTCTGAGGGGCTGCTTGGCATACGGAGCTTTAGCACCTCCTGTTCTCCCATGTTTCCAGTGGACCTGAGCTGCAGTCGGGAGAGACTGCTGGGGGAGAGTGCTGTGGTGATGGACAAGGGAGGAGTGTTGAGGCTGTCAGCTGAGTACTGCTCAGAGAACGAGAGGCTGCGGATCCGCCTGATCAGTGCAGAGGGTTTATATGATGATTCTGTCGAGCCCAAAACCATAAACTGCTGTATCTCCTTTTCCCTGGTGccagggaaaacacagaagcagagaagcaCAGTTataaagagaagcagaaatccCATCTTCAATGAGGACTTCTTTTTCGATGGCATTGCAGAAGAAGAGCTGTACAGCCTCTCTGTCAGGATGAAAGCAACAAATAAAGGGTGCAGTATGAAACGGGATTATACCTTAGGAGAACGGGAATTGTCTTTAATGAGTATGTTGGCAGTGTAG